gacttgtaaactaaaacggagggagtattttgtctaaatatgtgtgatgttaccacctatgttacttcCATTGTGGGTAGTTTAAGGCccttcccaatgctccaccttgtacataTGCTAAGGTTGCCAACAAagcaaaaaatctgatgtggcatgcaAGTTAAGAAGAGAGAGAGTAgtatggtgaccccaggaagaaacggtgctaagcacatgTACCTAGGCGGAAGCATAATTCATAATTCTGAGTTTAcaactaagagcatcttcaacaggcgcCTAAAAACTGGGCCGCGCGCTAAAATCTGGGTTTTTTGGGGCGCCGGACAACTCCAGCAGAAGCTATAAAACAGTGCGCACGCAAAAAAGGGTTGGGTGCGCGCTGAAAAATGCTATCAAAAGCTGCAAATTTCAGGCGCCGGATTGTGCGCGCTTCACAATTTACCCTGCTTGTTCTTTTGGACGCGCGTTTTTGGGCATCTACTAAAGCAATGTTGGGTCCGACGCACTAAAAGTGCTACAGTGGCGTGCTAAAATTATTTTAGGGCGTGAAATTTTTATgcacctgttggagatgctctaattaaTTGCATGAAGCTTAGCACCCAAAAGTTTAGCACCTTTGCATTGGGGCTTGAGTTGCTAAGGAATTTAAtatacttagcacctcatctaagcacctttgcattggagGAGGACTAAAAGGGTTTATATTTAGAACCAAAGAGTATAAATTTACAATAACGTTTAACCAATGCCTATGCTTTACGTCTATTGTTCCAAGGAAAAGGTTTCCTTGGGCTTACGGTCGAGTCAGCTGTAGAGCATCCCACAGCTTAAACGATCTCGTCGCTGCCACGAGGAACACCATTTGCCGAACTCGACACCGAGTTCACGGTGCTCGTCCCCGTGGCCCACAGGTTTGCCGCCGCCGGCGTTGCCATGAGATGCTGGAACGGGTTCGCGGGCGGAGCAATGTCCATCTCGCCCTCGAGCATCTTCACCACCACGCTCATCGGCGGCCTCGCCTTCGGCTGCTGCTGCACACACCAGAACGCCACCTCGCACATCCTATGCGCTGCCCTCTTGTCTTCCTCGCACGCGTCGTTAGAACTCGCAACGACTTCCATTAGCTCGCCGCTCTCGTACTTCGTCCACGCCAGCTTCGGGAACCACTGCTGGCTCTCCGGCGCGGCCTCGTCGAAGTTCCTCCTCCTGCCGAGGATCTCGAACAGGAGGATGCCGAAGCTGTAGACGTCGCACTTCTCGGTGGCGCCGGCCTGCATCCACATCTCCGGCGCGGCGTACCCGGGCGTGCCACGCATCCCGGAGACCGTCTTGTGCATGTCCGCCCGGTTCAGCAGCCGCGCGAGGCCGAAGTCGGCCACTTTGGGCGTGAGGCCGCCATCGAGGAGGACGTTGCCGGGTTTGATGTCGTAGTGCATGATCTTCTGCTGGCACTCCTCGTGGAGGTACCGGAGCCCCCTGGCGACGCCGACAGCGATGGCGCGCATCGTCTGGAACCCGACGTCGCGGCTCCGGTCGAAGAGGTAGGATTCGAGCGCGCCGTGCTCCATGTACTCGTACACCAGCGCGCGCACGTCGGCTTCGTAGCAGAAGCCGAACAGCCTGACCAGGTTGATGTGGTGCGTCCTCCCGATGGTGCCCACCTCCGCCATGAACTGCTCCTGCGAGGTCCTGTCGTCCTGGCCGGGGTGGAGGTGCTTCACGGCAACCATTAGGCCGTTGGGCAGCATGCCCTTGTAGATGGCGCCGAAGCCGCCGGCGCCGAGCCGGGCGGAGTACTTGTTGGTGAAGCCCGAGAGATGCTGCGGGGTGAATCGGATGGGCTTCTCGACGGCGATCTCCTTGAGGAACCGCTCGACGGTGGCGTCCCGTATCTGGGAGTCCGGCACCACGGCGTACAGCGTCGTGCTCCCCGCCGGCGCGGGGCTGGTGGTGTTGATGTTGATGGCGGGGAGGACGTTCTTTTTGACGCACTTGTACAGGAAGTAGGCTATGGCGACGGATCCCAGGATGCTCAGCACCGAAACAACTGCATGGATGACACGCAAAACTCGGAGTTAGACACAAATCATCTTGAATTCTCATTCTTGATAGCAGTGTTAGATCTGTTGGGAGCGCACCGACGATGATGGTAAGGAATGAGTTGGTGGTTCTCGAGACTTGTTTGTTAAAATCGTCGTCGAATGATGGTGGTGGGTTGTCGGAACGGGAAGGGGGTAGACATGCTGATG
Above is a window of Triticum aestivum cultivar Chinese Spring chromosome 6B, IWGSC CS RefSeq v2.1, whole genome shotgun sequence DNA encoding:
- the LOC123139431 gene encoding G-type lectin S-receptor-like serine/threonine-protein kinase SD2-5; translation: MAAGPLMPSCLSAAQTPCKAAESSLLNLPLPNPFLPPRLQTNSSACLPPSRSDNPPPSFDDDFNKQVSRTTNSFLTIIVVVSVLSILGSVAIAYFLYKCVKKNVLPAININTTSPAPAGSTTLYAVVPDSQIRDATVERFLKEIAVEKPIRFTPQHLSGFTNKYSARLGAGGFGAIYKGMLPNGLMVAVKHLHPGQDDRTSQEQFMAEVGTIGRTHHINLVRLFGFCYEADVRALAGATEKCDVYSFGILLFEILGRRRNFDEAAPESQQWFPKLAWTKYESGELMEVVASSNDACEEDKRAAHRMCEVAFWCVQQQPKARPPMSVVVKMLEGEMDIAPPANPFQHLMATPAAANLWATGTSTVNSVSSSANGVPRGSDEIV